The Natrinema caseinilyticum genomic sequence CCACTCGCACAGTACTGACACTCTTCGCCCTCCAATCGAGATAGGAGTCTTGAATCGTTCGAACGACGTTCTATAACGTGCATAATTGAATAAGTCCAATAACACTTTTTACTCAAATAATTTCTGGGGTGGTGTCTCGAATACGAGGTCGTCACGCGCAACAGAACCGACACCGATACGTGGCTCCTCGAATTCGACTGGTCGGTTCCGCGACGGTCGGATCGGCGGTCACGGGTGGTCCGCGATCGACTCGTCCAAAACAATTGAAACGCGTGTGGGATTCTGTGTAGTCTCGCACCGACATCCGCGATCGCCGTCGATATCGGAACGCTTGGTGCGCACGTCACGGGTTTGCGGGCGACGCGGTACGCCCGGGCCGATCCCCTTTAGTTCTGATACTGATTGGCCCGGCAGTCCTGATACGGCTCCTTCCCCAAATCGGCCACGAACAACCGATCAGGACCGGATACAGCGTCGGTCTCGATTCCGGTTCTCAATAAATATTGTCATGAAAAACGATGGATGAACTGGCGGTTGTCCTTGCAAGGAGTTTTTAGTATGGCACGCTCATTCTCGCGATATGCGACTCCACAACAGAGACGTCCGACAGGACGTCCGCGAACTCGGCGCCTTGCTCGGGGACGTCCTCGAGGACCAGACCTCTCGTCGATCGTTCGAGACGGTCGAGTCGTGTCGGCGGGCCGCGATCGATTACCGATCCGGGGAACTCGAGTCTCGGACGCCACTGATCACGGAACTCGAAGGACTGTCGCCCCACCAACAGCGGATCGTCGCCCGCGCGTTTACGACCTACTTCGAGTTGATCAACCTCGCGGAGGAGCGCGAACGGGTCCGCACGATCCGGTCTGACTCCCACGACGGATCGTTGGACGACAGTCTCGAGACCGCGGCCGAGGAACTCGGCGAAGCTGACGTCGAGACGGTCGAGCAGGTCCTAGACGACGTGTTGATCGAACCGACGTTCACCGCACACCCGACCGAGGCCCGGCGCAAGACGGTCAAATCGAAGCTTCGAACGATCTCGACCTATCTCGAGACGCTCGACGAACGCCTGCTGACCAACAAAGAAGAGAGCCAGGTCTGGCGGGACGTCGACGCCGAGGTGACGAGCCTCTGGCAGACGCCCCAGGTCCGCAATCGACAGCCGGAGCCCGAAGACGAGGCGCGCAACGTCCAGTGGTACCTCGAGAATACGCTGTTCGAAGTCGTCGGTGAAGTGTACGACGAACTGGACGACGCCATCGATGCGGAAGTCCCCGGCAACCTCGAGATTCCGAAACTCTTCGAGTTTCGCTCGTGGGCGGGAAGCGACCGCGACGGCAATCCCTACGTGACCCCCGAGGTCACCGCAAACACGCTCGAGCGCCAGCGGTCGGTCATCCTCGAGCGGTACCGCGAACAGCTCAAGCGGCTCTCGGGCGTCTTGAGCCAGGACGGCAGTCGGATCGATGCCGGGTCGGCGTTCCAGGCCTCGCTCGAGGAAGACCGAGATCGATTGCCCGGCAGCGCCCGCACTGCCGAACAGCGGTATCCGGACGAGCCCTACCGACAGAAGCTCAAGCTCATGCGCGAACGGCTCCGGCGCGTCGGCGACGTCCGACCGGGCGGCTACGACGAGGCTGACGAACTCCTCGAGGATCTCTCGGTCATCGCCGAGAGCCTGCGCAACAACGGTGCCGAAAGCGTCGTCGACGCCCACGTCGATCCGATCCGGCGCCAGGTTGCGACCTTCGGGTTCTCCCTGGCGAGCCTCGACCTGCGGGACCATCAGCAAAAACACACCGACGCCATCGCCGAGGCCCTGGAGACCGAGGGCATCGACTATCACGACCTCTCGGAGGACGAGCGCGTCGAGTTCCTGACCGACGCCGTCCTCCAGGACGAACCGGTACTCGATCTCGGCGACACCGACGGCCTGTCGGAGGAGTCGGCGCGCGCCCTCGAACTGTTCGATAGTCTCGCGGAGTGGCAGACCGAGTACGGCGTCCACGCGATCGACACCTACTGCATTTCGATGACCGAGGAGCCGAGCCACGTCCTCGAGGTGCTGTTCCTCGCCGATCAGGCCGGCGTGATTTCTCTCCCCGAACACGCCGGAATCGACATCGTTCCCCTCCTCGAGACCGAGTACGCGCTCTCCGGTGCGCGTCGGATCATGGGGACGCTGTTCGAGAACGAGGCCTACGCGCAAGCGCTCGAGGCCCGCGGCCGGACCCAGGAAATCATGCTCGGCTACTCGGACTCGAACAAGGAAAACGGCTTCCTCGCGGCCAACTGGTCGCTGTACAAGAACCAGCGTCGGCTTGGAGAGATCTGTGACGATTTCGACGTGACCATGCGGCTGTTCCACGGCCGCGGCGGCTCGATCTCGCGAGGCGGCGGGCCGATGAACGAGGCGCTCCTGGCGCTTCCGAACTCGACCGTGACGGGCCAGGTCAAGTTCACCGAACAGGGCGAGGCCATCGCCGAGAAGTACGCCAATCCGCGCATCGCCGAGCGCAACATAGAGCAGATGCTCAACGCCCAGCTCAGGGCGCGAAAACGTGCGATGGACCAGCCTGAGGAGGAGATCCGCGAGGAGTGGATCGACGCGATGGAAACCATGGCCGACGTCGCCCGCCAGGAGTATCGCGATCTCCTCGAGAGCGACGGCTTCGTCCGGTACTTCGAGCAGGCGACGCCGATCACCGTCATCGAGGATCTGGATCTGGGGTCGCGCCCGGCCTCTCGGTCCGGCGAACGGACCGTCGAAGATCTGCGGGCGATCCCGTGGGTGTTCTCCTGGACCCAATCGCGGTGTATCCTGCCGGGGTGGTACGCCATCGCGACGGGCCTCGAGGCCTATCTGGACGATGGTGGCTCGATGGAAACGCTCCAGACGATGTACGACGAGTGGCCGTTCTTCCGAACGACGCTGGATAACGCGGCGCTGTCGCTTTCGCGTACCGAACTCGAGATCGCCGACCGATACGCCGACATGGCCGACTCCGAGCTTCGAGAGCGGTTCTTCCCACGAATAACCGACGAGTACGAGCGGGCGGCCGATCTGATAACGGAAATCGGCCAGCGCGACCGACTGCACACCCGCGACTGGCTCGGTGAGAACCTCGAACGTCGGAACCCCTACGTCGATCCGCTCAACCTGCTCCAGGTGTATCTGCTCGATCGGACCCACCGAACCGACATCGAAGAACGGACGCTTCGGCTGACCGTCAAGGGGATCGCCGCCGGGATGAAGAACACCGGATAAGCGTCGTTCGGCCCGAGTCGGATCGCCGATCGGTCGGTCCGACCGGTCTCGAGTCAGTCGGTCTCGAACGCGAATCGGTCACAGGCGCAGCGACGAATCGAAACGGGTAAAAACGTCTCTCGAGTAGCAGTGAGTGAGCCGAGATAGCCTAGCCCGGCCAAGGCGGCAGATTCGAAATCTGCTGTCCTCACGGACTCGGGAGTTCAAATCTCCCTCTCGGCGTTTTGCTGCGGCAGACGACGAACGGGGCGAGTCGTCCGTATTCGGGCCGCGGAGCCACGTGGAGGCTCGGAGGGTGTCGCGAAGCGACGGGTAGTACGCGGTGTTACGATCGAAGAGCGGCGGCGCGACGTCGAGTGTGACTACTCCCCGCTCGAGAACCGTCGCTGCAGAGCCATCGTCCGGGAGACCAGGAGACGACTGGACGGAAGGCGGTCACCCGTCATGCGCAAGGGCGGCTTCTAAGCGAATTCTTGTGGTACGGATTGCGATACGAGAAACCAATGTCCGTACTTCCACATTCGACCGACGATGCGGGGGGTGGGTGCGATGGGTTCTGACGACACTCGCGACGACCCCGCCAAGGAGGAGACATTTCATCCGCTCGGCGAGGCGTGGCAGGACGACCTCGAGGACATGCTCGACGACACCGAGTACGATACCGAACTCGGGATGGAGATGGGAAAAGACGCCATGCGGGTGACGAAAGGCGAGCTCTCCGAGGAGGAGTT encodes the following:
- a CDS encoding HVO_A0556 family zinc finger protein; amino-acid sequence: MHVIERRSNDSRLLSRLEGEECQYCASGTLERGTYKGNLSMVCSACETPQIQLW
- the ppc gene encoding phosphoenolpyruvate carboxylase; protein product: MRLHNRDVRQDVRELGALLGDVLEDQTSRRSFETVESCRRAAIDYRSGELESRTPLITELEGLSPHQQRIVARAFTTYFELINLAEERERVRTIRSDSHDGSLDDSLETAAEELGEADVETVEQVLDDVLIEPTFTAHPTEARRKTVKSKLRTISTYLETLDERLLTNKEESQVWRDVDAEVTSLWQTPQVRNRQPEPEDEARNVQWYLENTLFEVVGEVYDELDDAIDAEVPGNLEIPKLFEFRSWAGSDRDGNPYVTPEVTANTLERQRSVILERYREQLKRLSGVLSQDGSRIDAGSAFQASLEEDRDRLPGSARTAEQRYPDEPYRQKLKLMRERLRRVGDVRPGGYDEADELLEDLSVIAESLRNNGAESVVDAHVDPIRRQVATFGFSLASLDLRDHQQKHTDAIAEALETEGIDYHDLSEDERVEFLTDAVLQDEPVLDLGDTDGLSEESARALELFDSLAEWQTEYGVHAIDTYCISMTEEPSHVLEVLFLADQAGVISLPEHAGIDIVPLLETEYALSGARRIMGTLFENEAYAQALEARGRTQEIMLGYSDSNKENGFLAANWSLYKNQRRLGEICDDFDVTMRLFHGRGGSISRGGGPMNEALLALPNSTVTGQVKFTEQGEAIAEKYANPRIAERNIEQMLNAQLRARKRAMDQPEEEIREEWIDAMETMADVARQEYRDLLESDGFVRYFEQATPITVIEDLDLGSRPASRSGERTVEDLRAIPWVFSWTQSRCILPGWYAIATGLEAYLDDGGSMETLQTMYDEWPFFRTTLDNAALSLSRTELEIADRYADMADSELRERFFPRITDEYERAADLITEIGQRDRLHTRDWLGENLERRNPYVDPLNLLQVYLLDRTHRTDIEERTLRLTVKGIAAGMKNTG